A stretch of the Gammaproteobacteria bacterium genome encodes the following:
- a CDS encoding DUF3108 domain-containing protein, protein MTPITRMLAAVLLGLVSLVAQTAVPEDFVAVYELSLNRFVIGEAQVALNAQSDGRYEYHSHTRPTGLAKLFRSDQVQESSLFTLHKGRIRPLEYRFDHTGSKKGRHAYLKFDWQAREVSNTVEGHTWEMEIPEGALDKLVVQVAAMMDLTAGKRQTTYFIADGGKLKEYHFTVVGEETIQVPAGEFQTIKIQRVRKNFKRTTYLWCAPSLGYLPVRIEQIEHEDGVTYLSELKQTTLG, encoded by the coding sequence ATGACACCGATCACACGCATGCTCGCCGCAGTACTGCTGGGTCTTGTGAGCCTGGTGGCACAGACGGCCGTACCCGAGGATTTCGTGGCGGTCTACGAACTCAGTCTGAACCGCTTCGTCATCGGCGAGGCGCAGGTCGCGCTCAACGCCCAGTCGGACGGGCGCTACGAATATCACTCCCACACCCGTCCCACCGGACTGGCAAAGCTGTTCCGTTCGGACCAGGTGCAGGAATCCAGCCTGTTCACGCTGCACAAGGGTCGCATCCGGCCGCTGGAATACCGCTTCGACCACACCGGCAGCAAGAAGGGCCGGCATGCCTATCTCAAGTTCGATTGGCAGGCAAGAGAGGTCTCCAACACCGTCGAGGGCCATACCTGGGAGATGGAAATCCCGGAAGGTGCCCTGGACAAGCTGGTGGTGCAGGTCGCCGCGATGATGGATCTGACGGCCGGTAAACGCCAGACCACCTACTTCATCGCCGATGGCGGCAAGCTCAAGGAATACCACTTCACGGTGGTCGGCGAGGAGACCATCCAGGTCCCGGCCGGCGAATTCCAGACCATCAAGATCCAGCGGGTACGTAAGAACTTCAAACGCACCACCTACCTCTGGTGCGCACCCTCACTCGGCTACCTGCCCGTGCGCATCGAGCAGATCGAGCACGAGGACGGCGTGACCTACCTGAGCGAACTGAAGCAGACGACGTTGGGG